Within Candidatus Neomarinimicrobiota bacterium, the genomic segment GGGCCGCGGGAAGAAGGATCCCAATGTGCACGTCCTGGCAGGACGGCTCTGGATTGAGCACAGAAATGTGGACAAGAAATGGATGAAAAGAGCCAAGAATGAATTTGAAAGAGCCCTGAAACTGGATCGACAACACGAAGCTGCCACCTATTATCTGGGCTACGCTTATCTTCAGAACTTTGAATTCCCCCTGGCCGAAAACGAATTTAGAAAACTCGTGGAACGAAAAGGGGAGTACGCCACACAGGCGGATGAAATGTGGGCGCTCTCCCAGAAGATTGTCCGAGCCCAACCGGGAACCCTCGCAGGCAAGAGAATTGCCCTTCACCCAAAAATCACACGAGCAGACCTCACCGTACTTTTCATTGAGGAACTCAAGCTCCCGGAAATCTTCGAACGATTCTTGCCGCAAGATACGCCCACGTTTCAAACTCCAGGTCAGATGGCCACTCAGGTGAACGCCCCGTTACCCGCCGATGTGCAAGGAACCTGGGCAGAGAAGTGGATCGAAGAGGTGCTGGAACTGGGTGTTCTTGAGCCGAGTCCGGATGGCAATTTCTATCCTGCTGAACCATTGACCCGGGCAGGTTATGCGAAAGCCGTCGCCAGAATCCTTGTGGCGGCTACGCGGGATCCTGACCTTGAGACTCGCTACTTTGGCGAAGATCCATCAAGGTTCGGCGACGTCTCCAGCAGCCACTATGCCTATGCCGCGATGGCCCTCTGCACTGAAAGGGGAATAATGAAGGCGGACCTCGTGACCGGCAGATTCGAACCTGCCGGAACTGTGACCGGAGCCGATGCTCTCCTCATTATCCGGTCCGTTCAGAATTCACTCAGAATGACATTCTGAAGAAGACGCGCCCCTCCCCTCGGGTATGCACAACCTTACTCTGGGTACCAAATCTGTCAGAAGCATGTCGGCCTATCTGCTATGATTATCGCCACTCAGCTCATTAGTTCAATTTGTCCCGTCGCTAGTCCTTGTTTTTTCACTGTCGTTTTCTTTAGAAGAAAACGACGAAAAGAATCGTCGCTGAAGTAATATTCAAGCTGTCTCTCAGTTCGCTCAAGGGATCAATTAAACTCGCCCCGATTGTTATCGGGAATTCAAACAGAAATTGATCTTTTTCCTTTCGCTCACCTCAAGACGCCCAAGCTCGAATATTCCTAATGCGACAAACCAAAAGAAATAAAAGCGGCCTAATTCCTCCGGGCGAAGAAGAATCGGAGGAGTTTTCCGTTAAGAAATAAACCTTGTTTGACCCCGATGAATATCGGGGGAGTTCGGTTTCTTTTAGGAAAACGACGATGGTTCAGCCCAGGAGGAATTCAGCCGGAGTTCTTTTGCAGTACTTTTCTTGCGACCAAGAAAAGTACGAGAAAAACCACGCTCTAGATAACCCCGCAATTTGAACCTCGGTTGAGGGGATGTGGCTGGATCTGAGGTTTCTAGGGTAGTATTGGGATAGGGCAACGAAAAACTCCAGGGGGAGCCGTGCTTACCGTCCAGACCGTAGAAACAAAGTCCCAACTAAAGAAATTTATCAAATTTCCCTGGCGGATCTACAGGAATGATCCCAACTGGGTACCGCCCCTCATCATGGACCGGATGGCATTTCTCGACAGGAAAAAGAACCCCTTCTTCCGTCATTCGGAAGCTCAGCTCCTTCTGGCAGAGCGGGACGGCGAACCGGCGGGCCGCATCGCCGCAGTCCACTACACACGCCATCTGGAAACCTACCAGGATGGGAGGGGATTCTTCGGATTTTTTGAGTGCGTGGACGATCATCAGGTAGCAAGTGCCCTCTTCAACGCGGCTTCCCGGTTTCTGGCCGGAAGAGGACTTACCTGGATTAGAGGTCCCATGAATTTCACCATCAACGACGAAGTGGGCCTGCTGGTGGATGGTTTCAACACACCACCTGTCATTATGATGACCTATAATCCGCCCTATTATGAAGGACTGATAACTCAATACGGTTTCGAAAAGGTACAGGACCTATATGCCTACAAGATCGTGGCCCCCGAGGCAATTCCAAATCGACTTGAAAGAGCCTTCAAGCTTCTGCAAGAAAAGCACGAAATCCGCATACGCAATATTGACATGAAGGATTTCGAGGCCGAAGTGGATCGGATTCATGAGATTCATATGAAAGCGTGGGCAGGTAACTGGGGAGCAGTCCCTCTGACCCGGTCGGAGATCCGAAAGATTGCAAAAGATCTGAAAATGATTATCGATCCGGATCTCGTATTTATGTTAGAGGCCGGGAAGGAACCCGTCGGGGTATCCGTCACCATTCCAGATGTTAACCAGGCCATCAAATATGCCAACGGACGGCTCTTCCCCTTCGGTCTTTTCAAGATTCTCTGGCACAAACGCCGAATCGACGCCGTTCGAGTTCTCATCATGGGAGTTCTAAAAGAATATCGTTTCCGTGCTCTGGATGCCGCCATGTATTACAAGACAATGGAGGTAAGTTTGGAGAAAGGG encodes:
- a CDS encoding S-layer homology domain-containing protein — translated: MKKVIPTTIILFLLTTFYNCGPKIQPQSEVDTPEYHYRAGLRYMEEESYGDAIDAFQRSVGLDKKFAPGWAGLGLATGLNGDLKLGRDYMDKALGRGKKDPNVHVLAGRLWIEHRNVDKKWMKRAKNEFERALKLDRQHEAATYYLGYAYLQNFEFPLAENEFRKLVERKGEYATQADEMWALSQKIVRAQPGTLAGKRIALHPKITRADLTVLFIEELKLPEIFERFLPQDTPTFQTPGQMATQVNAPLPADVQGTWAEKWIEEVLELGVLEPSPDGNFYPAEPLTRAGYAKAVARILVAATRDPDLETRYFGEDPSRFGDVSSSHYAYAAMALCTERGIMKADLVTGRFEPAGTVTGADALLIIRSVQNSLRMTF
- a CDS encoding N-acetyltransferase, encoding MLTVQTVETKSQLKKFIKFPWRIYRNDPNWVPPLIMDRMAFLDRKKNPFFRHSEAQLLLAERDGEPAGRIAAVHYTRHLETYQDGRGFFGFFECVDDHQVASALFNAASRFLAGRGLTWIRGPMNFTINDEVGLLVDGFNTPPVIMMTYNPPYYEGLITQYGFEKVQDLYAYKIVAPEAIPNRLERAFKLLQEKHEIRIRNIDMKDFEAEVDRIHEIHMKAWAGNWGAVPLTRSEIRKIAKDLKMIIDPDLVFMLEAGKEPVGVSVTIPDVNQAIKYANGRLFPFGLFKILWHKRRIDAVRVLIMGVLKEYRFRALDAAMYYKTMEVSLEKGYKWGEMSWILESNTPMRRVLERAGAHIYKTYRVYDREI